A genomic stretch from Thermomonospora umbrina includes:
- a CDS encoding DUF58 domain-containing protein, whose protein sequence is MTTERRPRTDRLTRLAPERTLRRLQLDITRRLDGLLHGEHLGLIPGPGTELAEARLYQPGEDDVRHIDWAVTARTTTPHVRDLIADHELETWALVDLTPSMDYGTAALPKRDLAVAALAAVGFLTVRLGDRVGAYLLHHDHLHRHPARTGKHALYTLLQTVLDTPIHPNDAPPPDTTGPTRLSEGITSLARGQTRRGLRVVISDFLDLPPAPDAPPPWEPALRRLATRHHVLAIEIIDPRELDLPDIGLVHMTDPETGADHEIALTPKVAAAYAEAAAAHRAANHAALRRCGVPHLQLRTDRDWIADIARFALRQRRVAGRGAPTARPATAGRARP, encoded by the coding sequence ATGACCACCGAACGCAGGCCCCGCACCGACCGGCTCACCCGCCTGGCCCCCGAACGCACCCTGCGCCGCCTCCAACTCGACATCACCCGACGCCTCGACGGCCTCCTCCACGGCGAACACCTCGGCCTCATCCCCGGCCCCGGCACCGAACTCGCCGAGGCCCGCCTCTACCAGCCCGGCGAAGACGACGTCCGCCACATCGACTGGGCCGTCACCGCACGCACCACCACCCCCCACGTCCGCGACCTCATCGCCGACCACGAACTCGAGACCTGGGCCCTGGTCGACCTCACCCCGAGCATGGACTACGGCACCGCCGCCCTCCCCAAACGCGACCTCGCCGTCGCCGCCCTCGCCGCCGTCGGCTTCCTCACCGTCCGCCTCGGCGACCGCGTCGGCGCCTACCTCCTCCACCACGACCACCTCCACCGCCACCCCGCCCGCACCGGCAAACACGCCCTCTACACCCTCCTCCAAACCGTCCTCGACACCCCCATCCACCCCAACGACGCACCACCCCCCGACACCACCGGCCCCACCCGCCTCAGCGAAGGCATCACCTCCCTCGCCCGCGGCCAGACCCGACGCGGCCTCCGCGTCGTCATCTCCGACTTCCTCGACCTCCCCCCCGCACCCGACGCCCCACCCCCCTGGGAACCCGCCCTCCGCCGCCTGGCCACCCGCCACCACGTCCTCGCCATCGAGATCATCGACCCCCGCGAACTCGACCTCCCCGACATCGGCCTCGTCCACATGACCGACCCCGAGACCGGCGCCGACCACGAGATCGCCCTCACCCCCAAGGTCGCTGCCGCCTACGCCGAGGCCGCCGCCGCCCACCGCGCCGCCAACCACGCCGCCCTGCGCCGCTGCGGCGTCCCCCACCTCCAACTCCGCACCGACCGCGACTGGATCGCCGACATCGCCCGCTTCGCCCTCCGCCAACGCCGCGTCGCCGGCCGCGGCGCCCCCACCGCACGCCCCGCCACCGCCGGGAGGGCCCGCCCATGA
- a CDS encoding VWA domain-containing protein: MTFLSPGRLGMLALIPLLIAVYVLLQLRRRRYTVRFTNLALLAQVAPRRPGWRRHVAAGLFLAMLTLMCIGYARPATAVKIPRDRATVMVAIDVSLSMMARDVAPNRFEAAKTAAKKFIADLPARFNVGVVGFAGNASVVASPTGDRTAAMNSIDGLVLAKRTAIGEAVFTCLGSIRSYDAQAGQDPPPAHIVLLSDGDNTTGRSVPEAVDAARAVRVPVSTIAFGTEYGTVEIDGETTPVEVNKLTLSSLAEGTDGKAYEAADGDQLSEVYANIGTSLGWRTEHRDIAARFTGIALLFALAAAGASLYWFSRIP, from the coding sequence ATGACCTTCCTGTCACCCGGCCGCCTGGGGATGCTCGCGCTCATCCCGCTGCTCATCGCCGTCTACGTCCTGCTGCAGCTCCGCCGCCGCCGCTACACCGTCCGCTTCACCAACCTCGCGCTGCTCGCCCAGGTCGCCCCCCGCCGACCCGGCTGGCGCCGCCACGTCGCCGCCGGCCTCTTCCTGGCCATGCTCACCCTCATGTGCATCGGCTACGCCCGACCCGCCACCGCCGTCAAGATCCCCCGCGACCGCGCCACCGTCATGGTCGCCATCGACGTCTCCCTGTCGATGATGGCCCGCGACGTCGCCCCCAACCGCTTCGAGGCCGCCAAGACCGCCGCCAAGAAGTTCATCGCCGACCTGCCCGCCCGCTTCAACGTCGGCGTCGTCGGATTCGCCGGCAACGCCAGCGTCGTCGCCTCCCCCACCGGCGACCGCACCGCCGCGATGAACTCCATCGACGGGCTCGTCCTCGCCAAACGCACCGCCATCGGCGAAGCCGTCTTCACCTGCCTGGGGTCCATCCGCTCCTACGACGCCCAGGCCGGCCAGGACCCCCCGCCCGCCCACATCGTCCTGCTGTCCGACGGCGACAACACCACCGGACGCTCCGTCCCCGAGGCCGTCGACGCCGCCCGCGCCGTCCGCGTCCCCGTCTCCACCATCGCGTTCGGCACCGAGTACGGCACCGTCGAGATCGACGGCGAGACCACCCCCGTCGAGGTCAACAAGCTCACCCTCAGCAGCCTCGCCGAGGGCACCGACGGCAAGGCCTACGAGGCCGCCGACGGCGACCAGCTCTCCGAGGTGTACGCCAACATCGGCACCTCCCTCGGCTGGCGCACCGAACACCGCGACATCGCCGCCCGCTTCACCGGCATCGCCCTGCTGTTCGCCCTCGCCGCCGCCGGAGCGTCCCTGTACTGGTTCTCCCGCATCCCCTGA
- a CDS encoding ClpP family protease — MFPTHGQDPAGRRPDTHAPRARATEIPQPAQEHVFQRLLDRRIVIIGSEIDDALANRVCAQLLLLGAQDVQRDITLYINSPGGVVDAGMAIYDIMQYLPNDVATVALGLAASMGQTLLSAGAPGKRHVLRHARVMMHQPHGGIGGTASDIRIQAEQSLYLKRTLAALCALHTGRTVEQIEADADRDRWFTAEQAREYGLVDHVIDTTDRVGS; from the coding sequence ATGTTCCCCACGCACGGCCAGGACCCGGCCGGACGGCGACCCGACACCCACGCGCCCCGCGCCCGCGCGACCGAGATCCCCCAGCCGGCGCAGGAGCACGTGTTCCAGCGGCTCCTGGACCGGCGGATCGTGATCATCGGCTCGGAGATCGACGACGCGCTCGCCAACCGCGTCTGCGCCCAACTGCTGCTGCTGGGCGCCCAGGACGTCCAACGCGACATCACCCTGTACATCAACTCCCCCGGCGGGGTCGTCGACGCCGGGATGGCGATCTACGACATCATGCAGTACCTGCCCAACGACGTCGCGACCGTCGCGCTCGGACTGGCCGCGTCGATGGGGCAGACCCTGCTGTCCGCGGGGGCGCCCGGCAAGCGGCACGTGCTGCGGCACGCCCGCGTCATGATGCACCAGCCGCACGGCGGCATCGGCGGCACCGCCTCCGACATCAGGATCCAGGCCGAGCAGTCGCTGTACCTCAAGCGGACCCTGGCCGCGCTCTGCGCCCTGCACACCGGCCGGACGGTGGAGCAGATCGAGGCCGACGCCGACCGGGACCGCTGGTTCACCGCCGAGCAGGCCCGCGAGTACGGCCTCGTCGACCACGTCATCGACACCACCGACAGGGTGGGCTCATGA
- a CDS encoding AAA family ATPase, with product MTVAAHDIDQAAGLLQQTVAEVKKVIVGQEHMVERMVVALLAKGHCLLEGVPGVAKTLAVGTLAQVVGGTFARLQFTPDLVPSDIVGTRIYHPSTEQFDVELGPVFVNFVLADEINRAPAKVQSALLEVMAERQVSLAGRTFPLPQPFLVIATQNPIESEGVYPLPEAQRDRFLMKVDVHHPGAHDELQILQRMSVDPPEATRILDPDQLTALQRAAADISLHELVADYIVRLVMATRAPADYRLPDLHPLIDIGASPRATLGLAAAARALALLSGRDFVLPDDVRAVARDVMAHRIVLTFDALADGVDPGEIIDQILAAVPPPRVVWNHDQAAHA from the coding sequence ATGACCGTGGCCGCCCACGACATCGACCAGGCCGCGGGCCTGCTCCAACAAACCGTCGCCGAGGTCAAGAAGGTCATCGTCGGCCAGGAGCACATGGTCGAACGCATGGTCGTCGCCCTCCTCGCCAAAGGACACTGCCTCCTCGAAGGCGTCCCCGGCGTCGCCAAGACCCTCGCCGTCGGCACCCTCGCCCAAGTCGTCGGAGGCACCTTCGCCCGCCTCCAGTTCACCCCCGACCTCGTCCCCTCCGACATCGTCGGCACCCGCATCTACCACCCCTCCACCGAACAGTTCGACGTCGAACTCGGCCCCGTCTTCGTCAACTTCGTCCTCGCCGACGAGATCAACCGCGCCCCCGCCAAGGTCCAATCCGCCCTCCTGGAGGTCATGGCCGAACGCCAGGTCTCCCTCGCCGGACGCACCTTCCCCCTCCCCCAGCCCTTCCTCGTCATCGCCACCCAGAACCCCATCGAATCCGAAGGCGTCTACCCCCTCCCCGAAGCCCAACGCGACCGCTTCCTCATGAAGGTCGACGTCCACCACCCCGGCGCCCACGACGAACTCCAAATCCTCCAACGCATGAGCGTCGACCCCCCCGAGGCCACCCGCATCCTCGACCCCGACCAACTCACCGCACTCCAACGCGCCGCCGCCGACATCTCCCTCCACGAACTCGTCGCCGACTACATCGTCCGCCTCGTCATGGCCACCCGCGCCCCCGCCGACTACCGCCTCCCCGACCTGCACCCCCTCATCGACATCGGCGCCAGCCCCCGCGCCACCCTCGGCCTCGCCGCCGCCGCCCGCGCCCTCGCCCTGCTGTCCGGCCGCGACTTCGTCCTCCCCGACGACGTCCGCGCCGTCGCCCGCGACGTCATGGCCCACCGCATCGTCCTCACCTTCGACGCCCTCGCCGACGGCGTCGACCCCGGCGAGATCATCGACCAGATCCTCGCCGCCGTCCCCCCACCCCGCGTCGTGTGGAACCACGACCAGGCCGCCCACGCCTGA
- a CDS encoding glycerophosphodiester phosphodiesterase family protein, with protein sequence MPPTYAFLDHPGPIPFAHRGGARGGLENSLPAFQRAVDLGYRYLETDVHATADGVLVAFHDRTLDRVTDRQGAIARLPYAHVARARIGGVEPIPLLEDVLGTWPDVRINIDIKDAPAIAPLAAALHRTRSWDRVCITSFSTRRLAALRARLPLFTDKDVCTALGPRGLMALRARSYGGPAAKLVRLASTGIACAQVPYGLGRVPFVTEAFLEQAHDLGLKVHAWTVNDRAEMERLLDLGVDGIMTDDLPTLRDVMDARGLWRPRVNSTA encoded by the coding sequence GTGCCGCCCACGTACGCGTTCCTCGATCACCCCGGGCCCATCCCGTTCGCCCACCGCGGCGGCGCCCGCGGCGGGCTGGAGAACTCGCTGCCCGCCTTCCAGCGCGCCGTCGACCTCGGGTACCGGTACCTGGAGACCGACGTCCACGCCACCGCCGACGGCGTCCTCGTCGCCTTCCACGACCGCACCCTGGACCGGGTCACCGACCGGCAGGGCGCCATCGCCCGACTCCCCTACGCGCACGTCGCCCGCGCCCGCATCGGCGGCGTCGAGCCCATCCCCCTGCTGGAGGACGTCCTCGGCACCTGGCCCGACGTCCGCATCAACATCGACATCAAGGACGCGCCCGCCATCGCCCCCCTGGCCGCCGCGCTGCACCGCACCCGCTCCTGGGACCGGGTGTGCATCACCTCGTTCTCCACGCGGCGCCTGGCCGCCCTGCGCGCCCGGCTGCCGCTGTTCACCGACAAGGACGTGTGCACGGCGCTGGGCCCCCGGGGCCTGATGGCGCTGCGCGCCCGCTCCTACGGCGGGCCCGCCGCCAAGCTCGTACGGCTGGCGTCCACCGGGATCGCGTGCGCCCAGGTCCCCTACGGTCTGGGCCGCGTCCCGTTCGTCACCGAGGCGTTCCTCGAGCAGGCCCACGACCTCGGCCTGAAGGTCCACGCCTGGACGGTCAACGACCGCGCCGAGATGGAGCGGCTGCTGGACCTCGGCGTCGACGGGATCATGACCGACGACCTGCCGACACTGCGGGACGTGATGGACGCCCGCGGCCTGTGGCGACCCCGCGTGAACAGCACCGCCTGA
- a CDS encoding class I SAM-dependent methyltransferase, with translation MGEHYFAERPETGSRRRTVDLVLPDLHLRLDTDRGMFSPDRVDPGTRILLETVPPPPPEGNLLDLGCGYGPIALTMASRSPRAKVLGVDVNERALETAKGNARTAGLDNVRFLRAGEVDPELRFDALWSNPPIRIGKTALHDLLTTWLDRLSPGATAHLVVQKHLGSDSLHRWLERQGHATERIASRSSYRVLAVAARTTPAPRDPEPPRGRTGRSDDAPEETP, from the coding sequence GTGGGGGAGCACTACTTCGCCGAACGGCCCGAAACCGGCAGCAGACGACGCACCGTCGACCTCGTGCTGCCCGACCTGCATCTGCGGCTCGACACCGACCGCGGCATGTTCTCCCCCGACCGCGTCGACCCCGGCACCCGCATCCTCCTCGAGACCGTCCCCCCGCCCCCGCCCGAAGGCAACCTCCTCGACCTCGGCTGCGGGTACGGCCCCATCGCCCTCACCATGGCGAGCCGATCGCCCCGGGCGAAGGTTCTCGGCGTGGACGTCAACGAACGAGCCCTGGAAACCGCCAAGGGCAACGCCCGAACCGCCGGCCTTGACAATGTAAGGTTCCTGCGGGCGGGGGAGGTCGACCCGGAGCTGCGCTTCGACGCCCTGTGGTCCAACCCCCCGATCCGCATCGGCAAGACCGCCCTGCACGACCTCCTCACCACCTGGCTGGACCGCCTGTCCCCCGGCGCCACCGCCCACCTCGTCGTCCAGAAGCACCTCGGCTCGGACTCCCTGCACCGTTGGCTCGAACGCCAGGGGCACGCCACCGAGCGGATCGCCTCACGGTCCTCCTACCGCGTCCTGGCGGTCGCCGCCCGCACCACCCCCGCACCACGCGACCCCGAGCCCCCACGGGGCCGCACGGGCCGTTCCGACGACGCACCGGAGGAGACACCATGA
- a CDS encoding LysE family translocator: MLGWGVAAALGLSALLVASQVAYDVLRLAGAAVLVWFGVRALWEARRGRGGAGDTAGGVGDVAGAAGSRGRSFRAGLVTAAANPKAGVFAVSFLPQFVPEGAPVPATLLVLSVVWVLVDMVWYLGVVWLVGAARAWSGRSGVRRRLEQVSGVVLVGLGVRLAAESR, translated from the coding sequence GTGTTGGGGTGGGGGGTGGCGGCGGCGCTGGGGTTGTCGGCGTTGCTGGTGGCGTCGCAGGTGGCGTACGACGTTCTGCGGTTGGCGGGTGCGGCGGTGTTGGTGTGGTTCGGGGTGCGGGCGTTGTGGGAGGCGCGGCGTGGTCGCGGCGGCGCGGGGGACACGGCCGGTGGTGTGGGTGATGTCGCTGGGGCGGCGGGTTCGCGGGGGCGGAGTTTCCGGGCGGGGTTGGTGACGGCGGCGGCGAATCCGAAGGCGGGGGTGTTCGCGGTGTCGTTCCTGCCGCAGTTCGTACCGGAGGGGGCGCCGGTGCCGGCGACGCTGTTGGTGCTGTCGGTGGTGTGGGTGTTGGTCGACATGGTGTGGTACTTGGGCGTGGTGTGGCTGGTGGGGGCGGCGCGGGCGTGGTCGGGCCGTTCGGGGGTGCGGCGCCGGTTGGAGCAGGTGTCGGGTGTGGTGTTGGTGGGTCTCGGGGTGCGGTTGGCGGCCGAGTCCCGCTGA
- a CDS encoding TrmH family RNA methyltransferase gives MTAPHEERRRQLRPTDVKRLNRDWRRRTDGRLALLAESVTQPFNIGSILRSAAVFGVDHFWLAGNATSPTHRGVGKTALGTERLVPWEHIPSPADAVDAARRDGYRVVAIELTHDAVPLHEAPLDGDVCLAVGGEDHGCSPALLDAADAVAYIPQIGRVGSLNVAVATAVALAEARRREWARTDPPTALTK, from the coding sequence ATGACCGCGCCCCACGAGGAACGGCGCCGACAGCTCCGCCCCACCGACGTCAAGCGCCTCAACCGCGACTGGCGCCGCCGCACCGATGGCCGCCTGGCGCTCCTGGCCGAGTCCGTCACCCAGCCGTTCAACATCGGCTCGATCCTCCGCTCGGCCGCCGTGTTCGGCGTCGACCACTTCTGGCTCGCCGGCAACGCCACCTCCCCCACCCACCGCGGCGTCGGCAAGACCGCCCTCGGCACCGAACGCCTCGTCCCCTGGGAGCACATCCCCTCCCCCGCCGACGCCGTCGACGCCGCCCGCCGCGACGGATACCGCGTCGTCGCCATCGAACTCACCCACGACGCCGTCCCCCTCCACGAGGCCCCCCTCGACGGCGACGTCTGCCTGGCCGTCGGCGGCGAGGACCACGGCTGCTCCCCCGCCCTGCTCGACGCCGCCGACGCCGTCGCCTACATCCCCCAGATCGGACGCGTCGGCTCCCTCAACGTCGCCGTCGCCACGGCCGTCGCCCTCGCCGAGGCCCGACGCCGGGAATGGGCGCGGACCGACCCGCCCACCGCCTTGACAAAGTAA
- a CDS encoding type II toxin-antitoxin system Phd/YefM family antitoxin, giving the protein MNAVEKPVTEARAQFADLVNRVAYTGEPVVLTRRGRVMAALVSAEDLELLQRLKSGSPALTDAGAPPTERQDRPADRRAPAAPLRIAAELRRDRPPPGFNR; this is encoded by the coding sequence ATGAACGCCGTGGAGAAACCGGTGACGGAGGCGCGCGCACAGTTCGCCGATCTGGTCAACCGGGTCGCCTACACCGGTGAGCCCGTGGTGCTGACCCGACGCGGCCGGGTGATGGCCGCCCTGGTGTCGGCCGAGGACCTGGAGCTGCTGCAGCGACTGAAGTCCGGATCGCCGGCCCTCACCGACGCGGGCGCGCCCCCGACCGAACGCCAGGACCGTCCCGCCGACCGGCGGGCACCGGCCGCTCCGCTCCGCATCGCCGCCGAGCTGAGGCGCGACCGCCCTCCACCCGGGTTCAACCGCTGA